A single region of the Plantactinospora soyae genome encodes:
- a CDS encoding thiamine pyrophosphate-dependent enzyme: MREIVGEALAKRLVDWGVDTIFGLPGDGINGLMEGFRRQRESLRFVLVHHEEAAAFMATGYAKATGRLGVCAATSGPGAIHLLNGLYDAKLDHAPVLALTGMQETSVLGSYYQQEVHTPQLYENVAAYNLMVTNPQQLPGVVDIAIRKALAERTVVHLSFPNDIQVAEASADPYRHVSPGKPPKSSPVLSRPPVPAAQDELDRAARVLGEGGKVAMLVGIGARDARDEVLAVADCLAAPIVKTLPGKQVVPDEHPLTTGGLGLLGTKPSEELMEECDTLLMVGTSFPYSSYLPAPGKARVVQIDRDASRIGLRLPVEVALAADARTALRQLLPLLNPTTDRSFLEKYQRGSTEWRSSMKALRDPKRHPIAPSYFMGCVDDLAADDAILTCDSGTIATWSARHWTIRGGREFYLSGNLATMAPGLPYAIAMQHALPNRQVIAFVGDGGFAMLMAEFLTAARHDLPIKVMVNNNNSYGQILWEQILLGYPEYAVRHREPEADFSSWARSCGGYGVKVTDPGRLQDAVREALAHPGPALVDCSVNPNEPPMPGKVRYEQAKEFTEAFLRGQPHRIATLATVARDKINQLRS, translated from the coding sequence ATGCGTGAGATCGTCGGAGAGGCGCTGGCCAAGCGCCTGGTCGACTGGGGTGTCGACACGATTTTCGGGCTGCCCGGCGACGGCATCAACGGGCTGATGGAGGGCTTCCGCCGGCAGCGCGAGTCGCTGCGCTTCGTCCTCGTCCACCACGAGGAGGCCGCCGCGTTCATGGCGACCGGGTACGCCAAGGCGACCGGCCGGCTCGGCGTCTGCGCCGCCACCTCCGGCCCCGGCGCGATCCACCTGCTCAACGGCCTGTACGACGCCAAGCTCGACCACGCGCCGGTACTCGCGCTCACCGGCATGCAGGAGACCTCGGTGCTCGGTTCGTACTACCAGCAGGAGGTGCACACGCCGCAGCTCTACGAGAACGTCGCCGCCTACAACCTGATGGTGACGAACCCGCAGCAGTTGCCGGGCGTGGTCGACATCGCCATTCGTAAGGCGCTGGCGGAGCGGACCGTCGTGCACCTGAGCTTCCCGAACGACATCCAGGTGGCCGAGGCGTCCGCCGACCCGTACCGGCACGTCAGCCCGGGTAAGCCGCCGAAGAGCAGTCCGGTGCTCTCCCGTCCACCGGTGCCGGCGGCGCAGGATGAACTGGACCGGGCCGCCCGGGTGCTCGGCGAGGGCGGCAAGGTCGCCATGCTGGTCGGCATCGGCGCCCGGGATGCCCGGGACGAGGTGCTGGCCGTCGCCGACTGCCTCGCCGCGCCGATCGTGAAGACCCTGCCCGGAAAGCAGGTGGTGCCGGACGAGCACCCGCTGACCACCGGCGGCCTCGGGCTGCTCGGCACGAAGCCGAGCGAGGAGCTGATGGAGGAGTGCGACACCCTGCTGATGGTCGGCACCAGCTTCCCGTACAGCAGCTACCTGCCGGCGCCGGGGAAGGCCAGGGTGGTGCAGATCGACCGGGACGCCAGTCGGATCGGCCTGCGGCTGCCGGTGGAGGTGGCGCTGGCCGCCGACGCCCGGACGGCGCTGCGGCAGTTGCTTCCGCTGCTGAACCCGACCACCGACCGCTCGTTCCTGGAGAAGTACCAGCGGGGCAGTACGGAGTGGCGCAGCAGCATGAAGGCGTTGCGGGATCCGAAGCGGCATCCGATCGCGCCGTCGTACTTCATGGGCTGCGTCGACGATCTGGCTGCCGACGACGCGATCCTGACCTGCGACTCGGGCACCATCGCCACCTGGTCGGCCCGGCACTGGACCATCCGGGGCGGCCGGGAGTTCTACCTGTCCGGAAACCTCGCCACGATGGCGCCGGGGTTGCCGTACGCGATCGCGATGCAACACGCCTTGCCCAATCGGCAGGTGATCGCCTTCGTCGGGGACGGCGGGTTCGCGATGCTGATGGCGGAGTTCCTCACCGCCGCCCGGCACGACCTGCCGATCAAGGTGATGGTCAACAACAACAACTCGTACGGGCAGATTCTCTGGGAGCAGATCCTCCTCGGCTATCCCGAGTACGCGGTACGGCACCGGGAGCCGGAGGCGGACTTCTCCAGCTGGGCGCGCAGCTGTGGCGGGTACGGCGTGAAGGTCACCGATCCGGGGCGGCTCCAAGACGCGGTCCGGGAGGCCCTGGCGCATCCCGGGCCGGCGCTGGTCGACTGCAGCGTCAATCCGAACGAGCCGCCGATGCCCGGCAAGGTGCGGTACGAGCAGGCAAAGGAGTTCACCGAGGCGTTCCTGCGCGGGCAGCCGCACCGGATCGCCACCCTCGCCACGGTGGCCCGTGACAAGATCAACCAACTCCGGTCATGA